GAGGTCACACCACTGCGGCGAAGAGTGTTCACACCACGGGGGCGGAGGATAAGCTACATCTTGAGATGAGAAACAAGCATCGTCCAACTATTAACCTGGTCTTTTTGTAATATTGATCCTAATAGGATCACCGACTTATTCAATACTCTCGCAGCTAAAAGCAACCACTTTACATCATAGGATCACCAATACATCTCTACATCATAGGATCACCAATACAGGATCTATAACAaacttattatttattatttaatgttaacttcttttttttctttccataaggAAAGGTAAAAAATCTCCACACCAATGTGGAGATCCTTTCTCATGCTCTCATATCCAAACCATGTGAGACCCATGCTGATACTCTTTCTCTATCTTCCCTGATCATGGccccctttttgatgaaacTGTTTCCTATATCTTCCCTGACCATGGTCGGGGCCCTCTTTTTGATGAAACTGTTTCCTATATTATGATTGGGGTGGCATGAGATATTCCTCCCATACCGGCGGCGAGAGAAACCTCCTTGgaggcaaaaaaaaataaaaataaaaataaaatagacatCATTAAGCATCAACGAGAACAATGGAGAGAGTGAGTTATTATCCGTTTGCATATCTCAGTTGGTATTAAATGGGTAAGCCCTATAACACGTCATATCAttgatattattttattttttttgttggtaaaaagCTAAAAATATATCATTGATATCAAAGCAGAGGGTCCAtaactcactctctctcactctccatTGTCCTCGTTCATTTCCTCAGATTTCCTGCGTCAATGGCCAAAGGAACTTCTCAATCGCAGGCTTCGTCTTCTCCGGCTTCGCGGCCGGGTACTATGCCGCCGCGAGGTTCTGCGGCAGCAACAGCCGGAATGCGGCGGCGGAGGCtgggcggtggcggtggtggtggtagtggtggaggCGGCTCCGGTGGATTCGGCGTTGGCGGAGGTGGAAGCAACATGTTGAGGTTCTACACGGACGACGCTCCTGGCTTGAAAATCACTCCCACCGTCGTCCTCGTCGTGAGCCTCTGCTTCATCGGCTTCGTCACCGCTCTCCACGTCTTCGGCAAGCTCTATCGCTATAGATCTGGTCCTGGAGCTTGATTTCTGATTTCAGCTTCCCGCCCCTTCCAATTCTCTCCATCTTCCTCAACTTTAGGCAGCCTGGCTTGTACGGGATCCCCGCTTGCTCATCCATATTTTGCGGATTTTGGCTCTGTAAAGTTTCTCTCGACGTTTctaccttctttatttttttttttagccttTTTAATTTCTATAATATTTTCCACCACGTAGTTTACCTGTGTGAGAGGGACGACGAGAATTgaggtttt
The nucleotide sequence above comes from Telopea speciosissima isolate NSW1024214 ecotype Mountain lineage chromosome 3, Tspe_v1, whole genome shotgun sequence. Encoded proteins:
- the LOC122653480 gene encoding protein transport protein Sec61 subunit beta-like; protein product: MAKGTSQSQASSSPASRPGTMPPRGSAAATAGMRRRRLGGGGGGGSGGGGSGGFGVGGGGSNMLRFYTDDAPGLKITPTVVLVVSLCFIGFVTALHVFGKLYRYRSGPGA